aacatagccttttagagactgaaagcagggaaagaagaggcttccttcatcagagaaggaaaggaaaagcagaagcgttTGAGTTCAACTTCcagttgtgtttgtcatgtagtagaagtacttgctgaattacaggttgTACTAAATACCACCTTGTGTGCCCGTCATTGCTAAGCTCCGTatattcctactgctttcacaggttGCATTTTCAATTGCAACTACgttgtaaaaatagaaattcagactgtatttgacagactgatgtctactcttactataaaggcacagaccttgccatctggtacagatgttgcagtctctctgtctatgggaacagcgttttcctctgctgtcctttccatCTGATGGTCACACACCTCTGTGGAAGTCTTTGGGACCTCCACTTCCACAGCTgcattgcttactgcaatggaaagaataataattactattattattaaaaaaaaaaaaaaaaagtaaatgaacaacggacaatatgaagagaagaaatacataggaaatggatggaagaagtgttgagGGACACGTTATCTATGGCCTGCTGTTTTGCCGTACCTGAATTGCCTGAATGTCACGGCTCGCAGAGGACTGAGGTCTTTGTGTTAACCAAACGCGTGAATTCTAATACCAGGACTAGACTGCGGAAGCAGCACCTCAGCACCGTGATCGTGATCTCCAGGCCTGTTCAGCTTGGCTATAAATTGAGCCTTTATCATCCACAGTTTCGGCTATACAGGGGCAAGGGTTTGCGTGtgtcttcagacatctcttaaaatgccccgctctttccagcagctcagcacaaatttgaagctacctccttctgccaaactcctctctgtgtACCAGCACGGAAACCTGTTTCTTAGGTCCCACTGAGACCAATGAATGTGCTTAActgaggaaggaggcactgaacaacttggagcaatgtcctgtatctgtatcctaaaagcagccccacgTTTGTGCCAGTAAAGACAGTTGCCAAGAACTTGGTTTGTCGTGCTCCTTTGGGAGCCAGTACTCTCAAGCCACTTCTTACCTGCTTCATCAGTATGCCGGGTGAGTGTAGAAGCCCCgtttgtctctggagtcacttgctccccgagagaaacctgtgcacaaAACCTTCACGTTACTGCGGGATTTAGTGCAACATGGAAGAATACTCCATATTTcggctgctgtctttgaaacatcacagagaagtctgagtgggaagccccattcattaccacatccaaacaaccctgtctaggacactgttttaaaaccaaatgATATAATTGTTAATTGATAAAGTTACCTCTTTGCTTTGAAAGGCTTCTAGTGGGGCTTCTTTGGAGCTCGTCGCACtgcactcagcttccctggtgctgcttgatagtgggagctgagtggtacttgaggtctcctgaaaacaaatacaaagaatcacataattaacagtaatctggatttgtgtttctgcctgtgaagggctGTCACAAATCAGTTCTACTTTAACAGATGTTAAGCCCAAATGGTTCCTTTATGGCAGTGTACCGTGATGATTTAGGGGATTACGAGCACCACAAGGAACCCATGTGATGAGAAGTTTGAACCGTTAAAGTTAGGTGAGGCTCGAGGAGGgcaagttgaaaagaaaatggggtgcaaatttttccagggacaccgggaatggtgaatcctggaatcaagcaaataatgttattttcctctcgagctctttaacaggggaaacctaatttgttagtattcaaaatgccattgttacctctgcagatttgtgctggtgctgggagtgagCAAAGGTGGTCATTGAAGGGGTCATCTGCCCGttctcaaagtgtttcctcactgcagccaggcccccgggcacagtgcaggacttgatttcctctgaggtCTAGAGTGATCAAATAAGgccaggtgttttccatttgcagtaagaacataCCATCCATTTCAACAAGTAAGGGCAAGGTGTTATAGGGTGTAAATGAAGCAGTTCATATGTTCTCAACACAGTTCGGTTGGGtcaggcttcctccagttcttccttttggggagagagagctaacagcaccattgctggcagtgttgggaggagggaattggaaccttcttggcccaaagaaccgcaggaatctgttccaaataTACAAGGGCAATTAGGAAATCAAGAAGACAGTGGGCAGGAATTGCATGGTTTGAAAACACGTGGACTCTGAAGGCGAGCGTGGCTGTTGGCTGCTTCCCTCAGGTGGCTTCTGGGCTACCTGAGCACCCATAGCTGAGCTGTTTTATCATGCggtaatttcaaattcttcagctcgagcagcaagagctctaaagtcactgtgctcctgaataggattttattatttggcgatagagaatagttgttgtggtaaggaaactgccttgttttgtcatcatAGGATAACCGTgttgctgatctctctctcacccatgaTCCTCATACATGAAGTTCAGGCAAAGgtggactgaaaggaagagcacttCCATGAAGTAATGGGGATTGtccaaaagaccaaaggcatctagcgtgaaaaacctcatttggtagagagagagactgatggaTGACTATGTTTGCTCTGTAGGTTTcctaatttgggatttaaattttGATCCACCCTATGATCCACCTGATAGcttgcttgtagaaataaagatggttacgatctgtccctgggcaaagcaaaggtagaattaagaagatattgagacattggtatcttacattggcaaagcggttgctgttctctgcctttgacaccgcagcctgatacagagccattttgtctttcaaggagaCATTCTCCTGGAATTCCATCAGCGTGTTTCCAGTGTGTGGAGGGCTCTCTTCTTGAAGTCCTcctacagctttgcagccacccactgcaaccacaaagagacgtcatagttggggagagggagatgggtgcatgtgtttcaaagcttgaaagaaaagcagtaagcaaaacaaacagtattgccaACATTTTGCCAACTGTGTCGTACTTTTACTTTAGAACACATAAAGTACGGAGCATTTAATGTGTGGAAACCAGAATGCCTTTAACTAATAAAAGTTAACACATTGTTACCAAAGCAACAAGTTGCTAAATCCAAACTATcttcaccaaagaagaaaatgaagataccactTTTTCGTAATTGATGAATGCTGCCCATAGTTTTGATATCATATTTGTAATCTGGgctgtcttcatcaaaagttatcttctcaaaacataagacaccattctgttgtgttttgttcaaaaagtatttaatggGCATCAGGCACTCCTCCGTaatacaaaagacaaaatggagaaggctggaaagcttgttttgcattGGGAAGAACGCCACGTTCTCTCCCTgggcggcctgggggctgccctgatgaGGTGAGTGTGCTTGCCCCTTGTCACCTCAGAGATGGAGTGCATTGAACTGAAGGGAGAAATCCGATCCAAGTGGTAAGGCTAACCTTCAGTGTTGGTGGTCTGTCCATTGCCTGaggacatcttctcaaagattgCCCTCCCCCGTTTCACGCTGGACACTTCCATCAGAGAAATGTCTGTCTGGCTCCCAGGCTGAgtggccagtgctggtggcagtgagcttCTGCCACTTTCCGCTTCCTGTTGGAAGACATGGAGGGGATGTGAGCTAGAAGCTACTGGGAGGAGCCAGGTAGGCTTttcagggggcagaaaggatatgaagaggcagcagattggaAGGGGGTGCTGTTCTGGCAGTAGTGTTCTCCAAGTCCTCAGTGAGAGCACGggaatccttttcagctgcgGAACCTGCGtgcactcaccttcctgccacccagggtctcaaagtggctctgcagctccttgacggagatggggaaggtctcagtCCGGCGAGGGCCACCCAGGGTGACGTCCGCCCTCCCGCTGTCTGCCGCGGCTTCCTccacggtgctgcctgggctggctttctctggtgccagggaccgtggggctggcaggcgttGGAAGGCCAGGCTAGGTGTCAGAGCACTGGCGGCCTCCCATCTCTTCATGaggagcttcacagagctcttctgcacggTCAAGTCGGGCAGCTCCATCGCGCCCTGCCAATGCAACGGGTACCTCATGacatagcttgtatttcagacCAGGGTTTGAGTGGTTTGCAGTATTTCatgggggaggaagaagcacAGGAGAAGCGCTAGGTTTCTGCAACCCAAGGGTACTCATGAAGGAAATTCCCCTGGGACACGTGCActtgtcagcaaagaatttgactttagGCCGCAACCTGACTTTAAGCCACTTTTGCCACCTGCTCACGGCCgcttaaatcactacagaatgcTGAGGGCAATTCATTCTTAAGTCAAATACTTGGTGAAGACTGCACGTCTGACACTGTCAGGGCCTTGAATTGTTTCCCAGGCTTCGTAGAACCTTCTTagcctttatgaaaatgcaggaagaaaattgggggAATACGAAAACCCAAAGAGGTATGGAGCTGGGCTTCAATGGCCTTTAGCATGTCATACCGCCTTCGCCGACTGTACTTCCTAACTTTTGCTGGCCACTTCTAAAGTTATCATGCTTAAAACGTGCCAGAGGAAGGCACAAACTaagggcttggctgctttttgttcgatggccatgctgggcaggaaggcagagggatgcgagagagagaaccagaagctgcttcagttcttccctctgtctggtgACTAATATTCACTGGCCACGGTACTAGAGGATCTCTTCTCCACTAAAGACTCCCTGAAAGTGCACGTGAGAGCTAGCTGCacgcttctgacactgtcactggaagagcgtgcagtttttcttctgcaggtaagcagagccacaagtatctgaagcatttcatttttttttcttttgctccctcTCGCCCATTTATCACATGAAGAGTATCAGGCTTTGCGCTAGACCACCTACGTCCAAAAAAATGCACGAACTTGTGTATTCGTAAGGAGCTAATCTTACCGCTTGGCTCTTCtcagttgaattttccttttgtgactctgctgcacacattgcgtgcctgttgaaaggaaggcaaatttAAACATTCTCTTATTCACTGGTCTCATTTGACTAATGAATGTGAAGCTAGATCGACAGTTCACAGTATGCATTGGAGAAAAGCCTCATCCTACCTCGTCCGTCACAACCTCACTTCCAAGAAGTGATGGCCGCAGGAAGAGGCGCCGCCTTTTAACCTGCCTGTCTGCATTGTGAGCACACAGTCAGTCCACAGTGTCCAGGTTACCGTCTCCATGTGTGGGCATACGGAAACCAAGGCAACCAAGCCGgcctcctggctttccttacCCCAACAGACCCACCAGAGAGTCCTTGGAATCTGTTGAGATTCTGTTGGTGGTGGTGCACAACCTCTCCCAGAAAGAACTTGGTGTCCTTAGGGACAAGTTCTTGGGCAGACCGTTGTGGTAGACAATAAATGCCCTCAAACAGAGAGACTAttggcttttcatttttattctccgTTACTCAGctaacttcaaattctctcttagagCTAACTGGCAGAATTGTTAGACTAGCTCTGGCATGccgtgcttggttttctttcattcactcatgctggtgttttttgtgtgtgtgttttttgatACCGaagagaaatatcaaaatgttGGGTAATTTACCCTTGGGGGCGTTCTCTCTTCCTGTAGTATCGGGGAGACTTCTGACTCTCAGGCTACAGCTCTTTGGCCAACAAAAGTTTTGAAGGACTCTCTAGTAAGCCAACCCATTTTATGATGCCACAAAAGTACAagggcagaagcagagaaagctaAGGACTGTAGATTTAAAGTAGAGAGTTAACATTTGGCAGTTAGGTACCTTCCTTTGGAAAAGGATCAGGGAGATCAAGGTGACTTAATCAAAAAAGTGATTACTTAGATGAAAATATCAAGGAAAACGCAGATTTCAATactaagaaaggaaagaagtctAATTTAATGGAACAACTCTTTGGAAGTAGCGCCAGTACCGTCCTCCTTTCTAGAAGTAACGACATGACACCTTTTGACATAGACTGGGAGTTTAGTAATACTCTTCTTGTTGATAAAAACAGTAAAGTCAAAGTAAAAGAAGACAATGatcttttcagtgaaagaagaaacctAAACAGACACAGTCTGCAACGAACTACACTCAAGCCAGGAGTTAAAACCTGCCTTACGCtaggtctggctgggatggaattAACTTTCCCTggagcagcccatacagtgctgtgttcTGCAATTGTAGCTcaaacagcactggtatcacaccagtgtttttttctattagtgagcaatactggcaccacatcaagactccctccaagccccaagagccagcaggctgggggtgggcaagtgacggggaggggacatcaccggtgcagctgacctaaactgaccaaagggatattccatgccatgtgatgtcacactcagcaataaaaggtgggaaaggggaaggaggcggggggggctctTGTTGTGGAAGCGTCTGTCCTCCTGAAAAACCACCACGcacattgaggccctgcttcccaggacgtggctGAACAGCCCccattgatgggaagtagaacCACAAAAAGACGAACCACAAAAGATGATGGGAGAAATTCCTGCCTTCTAGCATAGAAAGATTATTATAATTTGATTAATTGCTTTAATGGGATACGCAGGGAGATGGTTCCTGCTGCAGGCCAACTGGTCTTCCACTTCCGGTCCCCAGGAGAGTGGAcatcaaacaaaattctctgaggaTCATCCAACAAAGATGTTCAGATGTCAGGACACACTTGACATAGGAAATaggaaattttaagaaaaaagatttttttctctttgcggAAGTACAGATGAaaagtttttttggggggggatcaTAGTAGATAATCTGTCACGCAAGAAAAGAGATTTGAGTTGGAGGAAGAGAACTTGGAATGCCCTTCACAACTCTGAAgtgaagcctgaagaagactACAGTAGTAAGAACAATGAACTGGGAAATGCTACAAAGGATTGACCATTTTTCTCATATCTGTGGTGTCTTTGCACTAgctaaggagtaaaaaaaagtgatttttcagaaccctcataaacgctgtgcttctaatgatgctttgcttgttgcataTATATCTAAGGAGGTGAACTGCAAATCTATAATGCTTCCAGAATGGGGCTGCTTGGAGAGGATGTGCTTCAGCTACCTGGTAGCCTCAGGCtcattgctggtgctgaggcagaaggtctaatgcagccagcccagagcccattaGCTTTGCCAGGGGGTACGAAAGAATATCTGGTCTGGCATGGTAGGAGTAGGAATTCGATCAGGAAAGTGTCTTGAGGCAAGTGGCTacaagagccccagcagggctttcctggaTACTTGTGCACCAGAGTGCTCAGGGTGAGCCTTTACTATTCAAGAGAATTATAATAAACTCCGCATAGTGCTCTAAAGCCAAGACTAGAAAGAATCAAGCTGCCGATTGCAGGAAGGGAGGTTTTGTTCCCTGAGCTGCACGGCTTCGCTAAGTGTGACCTGTTCGTGTTCTGACATgacaaatttcagcctgagagaTGCCCTGGGTGACTGCTCACTTAgaaaattcccccccccccttttttttttgggggggggggacggaccaAATTTAACATGGTCTCCTGTTCCAAATTGTCTCTGATTATCTGCAAAGTCTTGATGTCGGCAGGAGGAGAACAGCTGCATCAGCGTGTGCTGTCAGCCAGGACTCGGGGCTGCAGGGACTTGCTGGGATGCCTCTGCAAGGCATGGCTCACTGGGGTAACCACTGACATGGTTTGCATGAGGCTGTCAGATAACATAACTGCAGTCATTTCTCTCTAAACTGCCTTCACCTCCTCTACTCCCcacctgtttctttcctcaCGCTGGAGCTCCCTACCAGCAGTGCCACGCTGTTTCTTCTCGCCTGATGGAAGCAATGTTGCAGCAGAGTAGGAAGGCCTCGTATGAAAGGGAGGTGGTCTTACTTCAAAAGTGGTTTCCCTTCCACTCTTCACCCACACATGAGCGCTAACATGGATGTACTCAAGTGCTCTGGCCAGCGGCCTGGCACCAAGACACTTGTACCTGGTTGGCCTGGTCAGGGGTCCTTGCGGCAGCCCAGAGCACAAGGCTTGCCTGCTCTGAAGTCCTCCTCGCGTCTGCTGTTGGCTGTTTGGGCTGGGGAGGGTTTGCAAGTGCCTTTCCTGCTCTTACTGCTTCTCCTCTGAGAGTCATTAGGGTTTTCTCACTGTCCATTCTCATCTCCTCTGAGCTGCCAAGTGCTCCAAGCTGATCTTTATCTTCCCACCATCACCCCTTAAtggcttacatttttcttttaccctgGGTATCGGCTGCCCCCGGTATTCCAAGCAGCCACAAAAAGCTGCACGTTGCTCTGATAGGATCTTGAATTCTCATG
This genomic stretch from Anser cygnoides isolate HZ-2024a breed goose chromosome 3, Taihu_goose_T2T_genome, whole genome shotgun sequence harbors:
- the LOC136790277 gene encoding uncharacterized protein — encoded protein: MCAAESQKENSTEKSQAGAMELPDLTVQKSSVKLLMKRWEAASALTPSLAFQRLPAPRSLAPEKASPGSTVEEAAADSGRADVTLGGPRRTETFPISVKELQSHFETLGGRKEAESGRSSLPPALATQPGSQTDISLMEVSSVKRGRAIFEKMSSGNGQTTNTEVGGCKAVGGLQEESPPHTGNTLMEFQENVSLKDKMALYQAAVSKAENSNRFANTSEEIKSCTVPGGLAAVRKHFENGQMTPSMTTFAHSQHQHKSAEETSSTTQLPLSSSTREAECSATSSKEAPLEAFQSKEVSLGEQVTPETNGASTLTRHTDEAVSNAAVEVEVPKTSTEVCDHQMERTAEENAVPIDRETATSVPDGKFLRCTETLNLRKNEDKRQNVEGYLDQAIPLALPSEALHQPKSTMPSALARMRAVNAIIKSHAHSVRRPRHQGAAGLPVLSKIIYETKKNGYQANKVMIAG